The proteins below are encoded in one region of Eubacterium sp. 1001713B170207_170306_E7:
- a CDS encoding TIGR03915 family putative DNA repair protein has translation MSDAMKPVYLYDGTFEGFLCCVFESYMKKETPVDIVPDTFEQFFLYPVKEIETNREHADRVFCSFDIKMSPDAADFIKCGFLTCHPKKEMLMYRFIRKGYRVGGGIIDCLADPDVHELHKAVKHLKNEAHLLRGFIRFGEYNKTLVSVIAPKNWVLPLLAEHFSDRYNGETFMIYDEVHHSALIYHPYEWILVPIEDFTLPEAAEEELLFQQLWQRFYKTIGIKQRFNPKCQMTHMPKRYWSHTVEHQPERVGTSGEKKRLSGV, from the coding sequence ATGTCTGACGCAATGAAGCCGGTTTATCTTTATGACGGCACTTTTGAGGGGTTTTTGTGCTGTGTTTTTGAAAGCTATATGAAAAAAGAAACGCCTGTCGACATTGTACCGGACACCTTTGAACAGTTTTTTCTTTATCCTGTTAAGGAAATTGAAACAAACCGCGAGCATGCCGACAGGGTTTTCTGTTCGTTTGATATTAAAATGTCTCCGGATGCGGCCGATTTTATAAAATGCGGCTTTTTGACCTGCCACCCTAAAAAAGAAATGCTGATGTATCGTTTTATCCGTAAAGGTTACCGCGTGGGAGGAGGGATTATTGACTGTCTTGCCGATCCGGATGTCCATGAGCTCCACAAGGCGGTAAAGCACCTTAAAAACGAAGCACATCTCCTTCGCGGATTTATCCGGTTTGGAGAATACAACAAGACACTCGTCTCGGTAATTGCGCCTAAAAACTGGGTGCTTCCTCTTTTGGCTGAGCATTTCAGTGACCGTTATAACGGAGAAACTTTCATGATCTATGACGAGGTCCACCACTCGGCCCTTATCTATCATCCCTATGAGTGGATACTTGTGCCGATTGAGGATTTTACACTGCCGGAGGCTGCTGAAGAGGAGCTTCTTTTTCAGCAGCTGTGGCAGCGCTTTTACAAAACCATCGGTATTAAGCAGCGTTTTAATCCTAAATGCCAGATGACGCATATGCCAAAACGTTATTGGTCCCATACGGTTGAGCACCAGCCTGAGCGCGTTGGCACATCAGGTGAAAAAAAGCGCTTGAGCGGAGTTTAA
- a CDS encoding DUF6179 domain-containing protein, whose translation MKQMEPVSTLKIKNLDPAEYTKTLLYEGVRIGMINKNNLETFQKHLSALLTRQISQYTQGGSSVKTEIAGVLTDGIFYCIDTILSQYETPEEALEKLQSSTLPSLFTEGLTQIKQEINQSKLLYNRLRGNRLKVDVYAYNTTIDDIPLFFRDYNPEFKATETPGMLEYLPCYYRKNLSGIHYMKEIIHNLYLENHFCNQFDQDEIMTLLNQFAANVGYPSRDLTENIFGLVLSNAIARKLIGNDSDSIILTEPEALSLAEQFEGQPRKKCKEAVSQAISAIIVEKGLRWPSLKTYLGKCQDKTVAGLYRSVKQETIRSFLAVR comes from the coding sequence ATGAAACAAATGGAGCCCGTTAGCACACTAAAAATCAAGAATTTAGACCCTGCCGAGTACACAAAGACTCTGCTTTATGAGGGAGTCCGCATTGGAATGATTAATAAAAACAACCTTGAAACCTTTCAGAAACATCTCAGCGCACTGCTCACAAGGCAGATCAGCCAGTATACTCAGGGTGGAAGCTCAGTAAAAACTGAGATTGCAGGCGTCCTGACCGATGGTATTTTTTACTGCATTGACACCATTTTATCCCAATACGAAACCCCTGAAGAAGCCCTGGAAAAGCTTCAAAGCTCAACCCTTCCAAGTCTTTTTACCGAAGGGCTGACTCAGATCAAACAGGAAATTAACCAGTCAAAGCTGCTTTATAACCGTCTCAGGGGAAACCGCCTGAAGGTGGACGTCTATGCTTACAACACCACCATTGACGATATCCCTCTATTCTTCAGGGATTATAATCCAGAATTCAAGGCAACCGAAACCCCCGGGATGTTAGAGTACCTTCCCTGCTACTACCGGAAAAATCTTTCCGGTATCCATTATATGAAAGAGATCATCCATAATCTTTATCTCGAAAACCATTTTTGTAATCAGTTTGACCAGGATGAAATCATGACGCTTTTAAACCAGTTCGCAGCCAATGTCGGTTATCCAAGCAGGGACCTAACGGAAAATATTTTTGGTCTGGTGCTCAGTAATGCCATCGCCCGCAAACTCATAGGCAATGACAGTGATTCAATCATCCTGACAGAACCGGAAGCTCTGTCTCTGGCCGAACAGTTTGAAGGACAGCCCCGTAAAAAATGTAAGGAAGCCGTCAGTCAGGCCATCTCTGCCATCATCGTCGAAAAAGGTCTGCGCTGGCCCTCACTTAAGACCTATCTGGGCAAGTGTCAAGATAAAACCGTTGCCGGCTTATACCGCTCGGTCAAGCAGGAGACGATCCGTTCCTTTCTGGCTGTCCGTTAA
- a CDS encoding DUF6323 family protein, producing MKNFQIALLNSGTLDIIEKENALLRTNDDAANYGLSLTPDEAHELTLHNANELKSHGRVEIGQGILPKIIRAVCHSQNLWTENYAQILEELVDAFYIIKEDTLDRISDDCIIEHLANALDRGLTNAEDILMDQQIDALCRSKLYKQEI from the coding sequence ATGAAGAATTTTCAGATTGCACTGCTGAATTCTGGTACTCTGGACATTATTGAAAAAGAAAATGCCCTTCTCCGTACCAATGATGACGCCGCTAATTACGGCCTTTCCCTCACCCCCGACGAAGCCCATGAGCTGACGCTTCACAATGCCAACGAGCTTAAAAGCCATGGACGTGTAGAAATCGGCCAGGGCATACTGCCAAAAATTATCCGCGCAGTCTGCCATTCCCAAAATCTCTGGACCGAAAATTATGCACAAATTCTGGAAGAGCTGGTTGATGCCTTCTATATTATTAAAGAAGATACTCTGGACCGTATCAGCGACGACTGTATTATCGAGCATCTGGCCAATGCTCTGGACCGTGGATTGACAAATGCCGAAGATATCCTGATGGATCAACAAATTGACGCACTTTGCAGAAGCAAATTATACAAACAGGAGATTTAG
- a CDS encoding ATP-binding protein gives MITESPDNINNVIASDIFNTLSFYRPVLEHPILKDFLVLSKAYESGLKGIEYRQEYLDTYYHLKSLMLSYSFNKSEDTNYAKTPWKDFLITQIVGNENPLTLLFERGPVTKQHPFAKSMYHEFEIFMKLYHFDWDTFLKETTLDDTNIFSAHIFFPVPPCDEIDLAFSTKDIDKAFAATNEYINHHGLGIFEINVSFKIVDGGRLSPITNQKYKPMDSLVGYDMQKKELIANTASFINNYTGLNVLLQGDMGTGKSTMVKALLDTFKDTKLKMVEIKKDQLEYIPSVIEYVKKRPYPFILFIDDLSFDEDDADYKIFKNVMEGSLEENPQNVLIYATSNKRHLVTETMSERDNAVHTKDVMEEKLSLSSRFGLVLTFEVPNQKGYLSMVLELAKEAGIHMPTARIESLAIQWELRHLNRSGRTAEQFIDYLKINSFTED, from the coding sequence ATGATAACTGAAAGCCCTGATAACATAAATAATGTGATTGCGTCAGATATTTTTAACACGCTTTCCTTTTATCGTCCCGTTCTGGAGCACCCGATCCTCAAGGATTTTCTGGTTCTCTCGAAAGCCTATGAATCCGGCTTAAAGGGTATCGAATACAGGCAGGAATACCTGGACACCTACTATCACTTAAAATCCCTGATGCTGAGCTATTCCTTTAATAAAAGCGAGGATACCAACTATGCAAAAACGCCCTGGAAGGATTTTCTGATCACACAGATTGTTGGAAACGAAAACCCTCTGACCCTTCTTTTTGAGAGAGGCCCCGTCACCAAGCAGCATCCCTTTGCCAAAAGCATGTATCATGAGTTTGAAATTTTCATGAAGCTCTATCATTTTGACTGGGATACCTTTTTAAAGGAAACAACCCTTGACGACACCAATATCTTTTCCGCCCATATCTTTTTCCCGGTTCCGCCCTGTGATGAAATTGACCTGGCCTTTTCAACCAAGGACATTGACAAAGCCTTTGCTGCCACCAACGAATATATTAACCATCACGGTCTTGGTATTTTTGAGATTAATGTCAGCTTCAAAATTGTGGACGGCGGGCGGCTGTCCCCCATCACCAATCAAAAGTACAAGCCAATGGATTCCCTGGTTGGCTACGACATGCAGAAAAAAGAGCTCATTGCCAATACCGCCTCCTTTATCAATAATTATACCGGCCTGAACGTGCTGCTCCAGGGCGATATGGGCACCGGCAAGTCCACCATGGTTAAAGCCTTGCTGGACACCTTTAAAGATACCAAGCTCAAAATGGTGGAAATAAAAAAAGACCAGCTGGAATATATTCCTTCGGTCATCGAATACGTTAAAAAGCGCCCTTACCCGTTCATTCTTTTTATCGACGATCTCTCCTTTGACGAGGATGATGCCGACTATAAAATTTTCAAAAACGTCATGGAGGGCTCGTTGGAAGAAAATCCGCAGAATGTGCTCATTTATGCTACCTCCAATAAACGTCATCTGGTGACTGAAACCATGTCTGAACGTGATAACGCCGTCCATACCAAGGATGTTATGGAGGAAAAGCTTTCCCTCTCAAGCCGATTTGGTCTGGTCCTTACCTTTGAGGTTCCCAATCAGAAGGGCTACCTTTCCATGGTTCTCGAACTCGCAAAGGAAGCCGGCATCCATATGCCCACGGCAAGGATCGAATCTCTGGCCATTCAGTGGGAGCTGCGGCATCTCAACCGTTCCGGCCGTACTGCCGAACAATTCATCGATTATTTGAAAATCAATTCCTTCACTGAGGATTAA
- a CDS encoding M23 family metallopeptidase: MKTSKFGDKLSSVEEKINARLDKFNDKIGKRIFTARASAIVVTAFMVCAGTGIAHAQTTAYEVLYNGQSIGYVKDPDTFDNAIGELQQKLSQEYGNENVFIADDIKLKPARTVGEKLDVDQCAETIYKAGVDVKLKGAAIVIDGKAAIQTDSKETAEKALNDFKQQYAQVEGATVLSSELKQNVAIDEQNVEVPDARNYEATMSYLKEGNEITAQSTVQPGETDGNLIAANRGTTVDRLAAMNADKDLNALKEGDILNTTQKAPVLTVVTVVEKQYQEEIPFETEEQLTDELITGEEEEVQKGENGQKDVDAVFTYENGQEVGKEVKAENMTKEPVKAVKRVGTKEAASAPVSRGSISGSGQFLIPTSGLVGEIGRPGGGSSNHSNGCAVDILNGYGTPVYASAAGTVTRASSFGGYGNCIEIQHEGGYSTLYGHLSSIDVSVGQTVGQGEYIGGTGSTGSSTANHLHFEVKIGGVAQLIQDYIPVSSGAYV, encoded by the coding sequence TTGAAAACCTCAAAATTCGGAGATAAACTGAGTTCTGTTGAAGAAAAAATTAACGCAAGGCTGGATAAGTTTAACGATAAAATTGGAAAGCGGATTTTTACAGCCAGGGCTTCCGCCATTGTGGTGACCGCCTTTATGGTCTGCGCCGGAACCGGTATAGCCCATGCCCAGACAACAGCCTATGAGGTGCTGTACAATGGGCAGAGCATTGGCTATGTTAAAGATCCAGATACCTTTGACAATGCCATTGGGGAGCTGCAGCAAAAGCTTTCTCAGGAATACGGCAATGAAAATGTTTTTATCGCAGATGATATTAAGCTCAAGCCAGCCCGTACTGTGGGAGAAAAGCTTGATGTGGACCAGTGTGCCGAGACGATTTACAAGGCTGGAGTTGATGTTAAGCTGAAAGGTGCTGCCATTGTGATTGATGGAAAGGCCGCCATCCAGACCGACTCTAAGGAGACAGCAGAAAAGGCGTTGAATGATTTTAAACAGCAATACGCTCAGGTAGAGGGCGCGACAGTTTTGAGCTCTGAGCTCAAGCAGAATGTCGCCATTGACGAACAAAATGTGGAAGTACCCGACGCCAGAAATTATGAAGCCACCATGTCGTATCTTAAAGAGGGAAATGAGATTACGGCCCAGAGCACAGTTCAGCCGGGAGAAACCGATGGAAACCTCATTGCAGCCAACCGTGGAACAACGGTTGACCGTCTGGCAGCTATGAACGCCGATAAAGACCTGAATGCCCTGAAGGAGGGCGATATCCTGAACACAACACAGAAGGCTCCGGTACTGACAGTGGTTACCGTTGTCGAAAAGCAGTATCAGGAAGAAATCCCCTTTGAGACAGAGGAACAGCTTACCGATGAGCTGATAACTGGTGAAGAGGAGGAAGTACAAAAGGGTGAGAATGGACAGAAGGATGTCGATGCTGTTTTCACCTATGAAAACGGTCAGGAAGTCGGCAAGGAAGTTAAAGCAGAGAATATGACCAAGGAACCGGTCAAGGCAGTTAAGCGTGTGGGGACAAAGGAAGCGGCGTCTGCGCCTGTATCCAGAGGCTCCATCAGCGGCAGCGGACAGTTTCTGATCCCGACCAGCGGTCTTGTGGGTGAGATAGGACGTCCGGGCGGCGGATCAAGTAATCACTCCAATGGCTGTGCTGTGGATATTTTGAACGGCTACGGTACCCCGGTCTATGCCTCGGCGGCTGGAACAGTAACGCGCGCGTCAAGCTTTGGCGGTTACGGAAACTGCATTGAAATACAGCATGAGGGTGGCTATTCAACCCTGTACGGCCATTTGAGCAGTATTGATGTCAGTGTTGGTCAGACAGTTGGTCAGGGAGAATACATCGGGGGAACCGGCTCTACCGGATCCTCAACAGCCAATCATCTTCATTTTGAAGTAAAGATCGGTGGTGTTGCCCAGCTTATTCAGGATTATATCCCTGTTTCGTCTGGCGCATATGTCTAA
- a CDS encoding RecX family transcriptional regulator, whose protein sequence is MSDPKTVQKAYDQSLNYLSFKNRTEKEMVDYLEKKEYSERVIAEVMAKLVQYAFVDDTAYVKNYCYNNLHFNFWGRVKMRYDLKKRGIPQELIASLDELYTPEQERICCEKQFEKAARQYSRENYQKRRSKIYTFLQRKGFPNEVIREVIEANLPEDETENLTDEETEALLETQMAELRRYYEKYRRMQENKGYTGRELKQRVTRNLMSRGYRYDQIRIMTEEDE, encoded by the coding sequence ATGAGTGATCCTAAAACCGTTCAGAAAGCTTACGACCAAAGCCTGAACTATCTTTCCTTTAAGAACCGGACGGAAAAGGAAATGGTCGACTATCTGGAAAAGAAGGAATACAGTGAGCGTGTGATCGCTGAGGTCATGGCAAAGCTCGTGCAATATGCCTTTGTCGATGATACCGCTTACGTGAAAAATTACTGTTACAACAATCTCCATTTTAATTTCTGGGGCAGGGTGAAGATGCGCTATGATTTAAAAAAGCGGGGAATCCCCCAGGAGCTGATCGCCAGTCTAGACGAGCTTTATACGCCAGAGCAGGAGCGAATATGCTGCGAAAAGCAGTTTGAAAAAGCGGCCCGTCAGTACAGCCGGGAAAACTATCAAAAGCGCAGGAGTAAAATCTATACCTTTTTGCAGAGGAAGGGGTTTCCCAATGAGGTCATCCGGGAAGTGATCGAGGCGAATCTGCCTGAGGATGAGACGGAGAATCTGACAGACGAAGAAACGGAGGCGCTGCTGGAAACCCAGATGGCGGAACTGCGGCGTTACTACGAAAAATACCGCAGAATGCAGGAAAACAAAGGCTATACAGGCAGAGAACTGAAGCAGCGGGTTACACGAAATTTGATGAGCCGGGGATACCGTTATGATCAGATACGAATAATGACAGAAGAAGACGAATAA
- a CDS encoding 2-hydroxyacid dehydrogenase produces MKIVIMEPLGITDDALQTLSMLLRADGHEFIAYENRETNTEKLIERVKDADAVVLANQPFGKEVIDACKNLKLVDIAFTGIDHVDVAACQERGIILCNAAGYSTNAVAELAFGLMIDVYRYIVTCDHETRNGGTIGGLIGYELCGKKLGIVGTGAIGLKVAEIGKAFGCELLAYSRTVRSEGLEMGIKYMDLEELLKQSDIVTLHIPVSPETQGLISRDMLALMKPEAIIINTSRGGVIDNEALADALKEGRVAGAGIDVYEEEPPLPKDYPLLSAPNTVLTPHVAYATKESLYKRAVIVFDNIRCWLEGNPQNRV; encoded by the coding sequence ATGAAAATTGTAATAATGGAACCTCTCGGCATCACGGATGATGCATTGCAGACATTGAGCATGCTGCTCCGTGCGGACGGGCACGAGTTTATTGCTTATGAGAACCGGGAAACCAACACAGAAAAGCTGATTGAACGGGTAAAGGATGCCGATGCTGTCGTATTGGCCAACCAGCCCTTTGGCAAAGAGGTCATTGACGCCTGCAAAAACCTGAAGCTGGTGGATATTGCTTTTACAGGGATTGACCATGTAGATGTTGCCGCCTGTCAGGAGAGAGGCATTATCCTATGCAATGCGGCAGGCTATTCCACCAACGCGGTGGCCGAGCTGGCTTTTGGCCTGATGATTGATGTCTACCGCTATATTGTGACCTGTGACCATGAAACCCGTAATGGCGGAACCATCGGCGGCCTGATCGGCTATGAGCTCTGCGGCAAAAAGCTTGGAATTGTGGGAACCGGCGCCATTGGGCTGAAGGTGGCAGAAATTGGAAAAGCCTTTGGCTGTGAGCTTTTGGCCTACAGCCGGACCGTGCGCTCGGAAGGGCTGGAGATGGGCATCAAGTATATGGATTTAGAGGAACTGCTTAAGCAGAGCGATATTGTCACCCTCCACATTCCGGTGAGTCCGGAAACACAGGGGCTCATCAGCCGGGATATGCTGGCGCTTATGAAGCCAGAAGCCATAATCATCAATACGTCAAGGGGGGGCGTTATCGACAATGAAGCCCTGGCAGACGCATTGAAGGAAGGAAGAGTAGCTGGCGCAGGTATTGATGTTTACGAGGAAGAACCGCCGCTGCCAAAGGATTATCCGCTTTTAAGCGCGCCCAACACCGTCCTCACACCACATGTGGCATACGCTACAAAAGAATCCTTGTATAAGCGCGCAGTCATCGTGTTTGATAATATTCGCTGCTGGCTTGAGGGCAATCCACAGAATAGGGTGTAG
- a CDS encoding NAD(P)H-dependent oxidoreductase: MEKILVITASPLAEASVSCKLAEIFMKNYQEAHPEDHLKRIDLSRLELPEIDEELIAYFNGQSGENKSAYSEIDALCEEFMTADRTVFALPHWNLTVPPKMVSYSLAVMRAGKSFRYTEEGPVGMLENKKALILLASGGTCNTDNRIMHCYGVDWLKGILGLCGIEDVSVIYAQGMEERPDKVQEIVKNACLEVEAFSKEW, translated from the coding sequence ATGGAGAAGATACTAGTTATAACAGCCAGTCCGCTGGCGGAGGCATCCGTCAGCTGTAAACTGGCAGAAATTTTTATGAAAAATTATCAGGAAGCACATCCTGAGGATCATCTTAAGCGTATTGATCTCAGCCGCCTGGAACTTCCAGAAATTGATGAGGAGCTGATCGCTTATTTTAATGGGCAGTCCGGTGAAAACAAAAGCGCTTATTCGGAAATCGATGCACTCTGCGAAGAATTTATGACGGCAGACAGAACTGTCTTTGCCCTGCCGCACTGGAACCTGACCGTACCGCCAAAGATGGTCAGCTATTCTCTGGCCGTCATGCGTGCGGGCAAAAGCTTCCGTTATACAGAGGAAGGGCCGGTCGGCATGCTGGAGAATAAAAAAGCCCTGATTCTGCTGGCCAGCGGCGGCACCTGCAATACGGACAACCGCATAATGCATTGCTATGGCGTAGACTGGCTGAAGGGGATTCTTGGCCTGTGTGGAATTGAGGATGTCTCGGTGATTTATGCTCAGGGTATGGAGGAACGGCCAGATAAGGTACAGGAGATTGTCAAGAATGCCTGTTTAGAGGTTGAAGCCTTCTCAAAAGAATGGTAG
- a CDS encoding GTP pyrophosphokinase family protein: protein MLNTKITEKTPMVDILKKVEAEVFVGNDTNDPYEVAQALIKELYDLENTFSAAIKEVRTKLEILNDEFQSTHERNPIHTIQSRVKSPKSIVEKLDRKGFDLSVLSARDNLDDIAGIRIICPYIEDIYAVKNLLKAQDDIELVRVTDYIKKPKPNGYRSLHLILKVPVFFSDHKEMVKVEVQIRTIAMDFWASLEHQLRYKAVDSANIPESVARELKECADTIAETDVRMQDIHNQVIR, encoded by the coding sequence ATGCTAAATACAAAAATAACCGAGAAGACCCCCATGGTGGATATACTAAAAAAGGTTGAGGCGGAGGTATTTGTTGGAAACGATACCAATGATCCCTACGAGGTGGCTCAGGCTTTAATCAAGGAATTATATGATCTGGAAAACACCTTTTCAGCGGCGATTAAGGAGGTGCGCACAAAGCTTGAAATTCTGAATGATGAGTTTCAGTCCACCCACGAGCGCAACCCGATCCACACCATTCAGTCCAGAGTAAAATCGCCCAAAAGCATTGTTGAAAAGCTGGACCGCAAGGGCTTTGATCTGAGCGTCCTGTCGGCCAGGGATAATCTGGATGATATCGCGGGGATTCGCATTATTTGCCCGTATATCGAGGATATCTATGCCGTCAAGAACCTTTTGAAGGCTCAGGATGACATTGAGCTGGTTCGGGTGACGGATTATATTAAAAAGCCAAAGCCCAACGGCTACCGAAGCCTGCATTTGATCTTAAAGGTACCGGTATTCTTTTCTGACCATAAGGAGATGGTCAAGGTCGAGGTACAGATTCGGACCATCGCCATGGACTTTTGGGCCAGTCTGGAGCATCAGCTGCGTTATAAAGCAGTGGACTCAGCCAATATCCCCGAGTCGGTCGCCCGTGAGCTTAAAGAGTGCGCAGATACCATTGCGGAGACAGATGTGAGAATGCAGGATATCCATAATCAGGTGATTCGATAA
- a CDS encoding 5-bromo-4-chloroindolyl phosphate hydrolysis family protein has product MSKNDYSNLGEEIKSIVKEAINSTDFKQLNKNISNTVNSALDEVKKGVQRGKAVWYETSARIDEEETETETQVVERPLRAPVAKSPAGKISSIIMMVLGYFGVGFSAFVLAAVGIAVGISGSLIAMGISMGVLIPLLIICIILAVTGTKSRGRVKRFYEYVRTLNGQAYISIKQLAASVDKNDKFVVKDLLKMIRSGMFPEGRINDEKTYLLLSDEAYDAYEKYEQGVRLRELEERRLREQVERQQRMEAQNPILKETRLLIEEGKVSIDQIREANEAISGEVISQKLDRLEIILCKIFEYVENHTDELPETRKFMGYYLPTTLKLVNAYREMDAEPIQGDNIRSAKHEIEETLDTINYAFENLLDSFYQDKAMDISTDITVLETMLAQEGLTEKDFNTGGK; this is encoded by the coding sequence GTGTCTAAAAATGATTACTCCAATCTTGGCGAGGAAATTAAATCCATTGTGAAAGAAGCCATAAACTCGACGGATTTTAAACAGCTCAACAAAAATATAAGCAATACGGTGAACAGCGCGCTGGATGAAGTGAAAAAAGGCGTGCAGAGAGGAAAAGCCGTATGGTATGAAACAAGCGCCAGGATTGATGAAGAAGAAACAGAAACAGAGACGCAGGTGGTGGAGCGGCCATTGCGCGCACCGGTGGCAAAATCGCCGGCCGGTAAAATATCCAGTATTATTATGATGGTGCTGGGCTATTTCGGCGTAGGTTTCAGCGCCTTTGTTCTTGCCGCTGTTGGAATAGCGGTGGGCATATCTGGAAGCCTTATTGCGATGGGGATATCCATGGGTGTGTTGATTCCCCTCCTGATTATCTGCATCATTCTGGCCGTGACAGGAACAAAGTCCAGAGGCCGGGTGAAGCGGTTTTATGAGTATGTGCGCACCCTTAACGGTCAGGCCTATATTTCGATCAAACAGCTTGCGGCCAGTGTGGATAAAAACGATAAGTTTGTCGTCAAGGATTTGCTGAAGATGATTCGTTCCGGTATGTTTCCTGAAGGCCGGATCAATGATGAAAAAACCTATCTTCTGTTAAGTGATGAAGCCTATGACGCCTATGAAAAATACGAGCAGGGCGTCCGCCTGCGCGAGCTGGAAGAGCGCCGCTTAAGAGAACAGGTAGAGCGTCAGCAGAGAATGGAAGCCCAAAATCCAATTCTGAAGGAAACGCGCCTGCTCATTGAAGAGGGTAAGGTGAGTATTGATCAGATTCGTGAGGCTAATGAAGCTATTTCCGGAGAAGTGATTTCGCAGAAGCTTGACCGTTTGGAAATTATACTCTGTAAAATTTTTGAATATGTCGAAAACCATACAGACGAGCTGCCTGAAACCCGCAAATTTATGGGCTATTACCTGCCAACGACCTTAAAACTGGTCAATGCCTATCGTGAAATGGATGCTGAGCCTATTCAGGGTGACAATATCCGAAGCGCAAAGCATGAGATTGAGGAAACGCTGGATACCATTAATTATGCCTTTGAAAACCTACTCGACAGCTTTTATCAGGACAAAGCGATGGATATCTCAACAGATATTACAGTGCTTGAGACCATGCTGGCCCAGGAGGGCCTGACAGAAAAAGACTTTAACACTGGAGGAAAGTAA
- a CDS encoding toxic anion resistance protein yields MSDEIKDFETVAPTLTFDPFEEVTTPMPETVKEVAVEDAAFNENTLTPEERQMVENFSQQIELTNSNMIMQYGAGAQKKIADFSETALDSVKSKDLGEIGNMLTNMVTELKSFDVQEEEKGFLGFFKKSANKITAMRAKYATAETNVNKISEILEGHQIQLMKDVAMLDKMYEVNKTYFKELSMYILAGKKKLLKTQNEDLPALVEKSKASGLPEDAQAANDLAAMCNRFEKKIHDLELTRMISLQMAPQIRLVQNNDILMAEKIQSSLVNTIPLWKSQMVLALGVVHSGQAAEAQRQVTDMTNELLKKNADTLKMATIETAKESERGIVDIETLKHTNESLISTFDEVLKIQAEGREKRQAAEVEMQKIESELKQKLLEIKK; encoded by the coding sequence ATGAGTGATGAAATAAAAGATTTTGAAACAGTTGCGCCAACCCTGACCTTTGATCCTTTTGAGGAAGTAACGACCCCAATGCCAGAGACGGTGAAGGAGGTAGCTGTAGAGGACGCCGCCTTTAATGAAAACACCCTGACGCCGGAAGAACGGCAGATGGTAGAGAACTTCTCGCAGCAGATTGAGCTTACCAATTCCAATATGATCATGCAGTATGGTGCGGGAGCGCAGAAAAAAATCGCGGATTTTTCTGAAACGGCTCTGGACAGCGTTAAGAGTAAAGATCTTGGCGAAATTGGTAATATGCTTACCAATATGGTTACAGAGCTCAAAAGCTTTGATGTTCAGGAAGAAGAAAAAGGCTTTCTCGGTTTCTTTAAAAAAAGCGCCAATAAGATAACAGCTATGCGGGCAAAATACGCAACGGCAGAAACCAATGTCAATAAAATCTCAGAGATTTTAGAGGGCCACCAGATCCAGCTGATGAAGGATGTGGCCATGCTGGATAAAATGTACGAGGTCAATAAAACCTATTTTAAGGAATTATCCATGTACATTTTGGCTGGCAAAAAGAAGCTGCTCAAAACACAGAATGAGGATTTACCCGCACTGGTGGAGAAATCAAAGGCCAGCGGTTTACCAGAGGACGCTCAGGCCGCCAACGACCTGGCTGCCATGTGCAACCGCTTTGAAAAGAAAATCCATGACCTTGAGCTCACCCGTATGATCTCGCTGCAGATGGCGCCTCAGATCCGTCTGGTTCAGAATAATGATATTCTGATGGCGGAGAAAATCCAATCTTCACTCGTGAATACCATTCCGCTCTGGAAGAGCCAGATGGTGCTGGCATTGGGGGTGGTCCACTCAGGACAGGCTGCCGAGGCACAGAGACAGGTTACGGATATGACCAATGAGCTTCTCAAGAAAAATGCCGATACCCTTAAAATGGCAACCATTGAAACGGCCAAGGAATCCGAACGGGGTATTGTGGACATTGAAACGCTGAAGCATACGAATGAATCGCTGATTTCTACCTTTGATGAGGTCCTGAAAATCCAGGCTGAAGGCCGGGAAAAACGCCAGGCTGCCGAGGTTGAAATGCAGAAAATTGAAAGCGAGTTGAAGCAGAAGCTGCTGGAAATAAAAAAATAG